A single Bifidobacterium scardovii JCM 12489 = DSM 13734 DNA region contains:
- a CDS encoding energy-coupling factor transporter transmembrane component T, producing the protein MSNSSQSNRIVSLYPLTKFYISVAFVVIGMVMPSLVSKLVCFVLVNVLAVASGVWPVFIRRVRNSVGALFALLVLIQMFFGTGEHIIFSFWIFNAKWEGLMFALNLGLILMCVGGSLIWFFAVTKEKDFVLSLEKAGMSPKATYVILSTLQMVPVLKKKSDTIMNAQRARGVETEGSLMVRAKVFVPTLVPLVLSSISGTEERALTLEARGFSSESQRTHLEDIERTSADRTVMILTTILFVAAIAGGIALWVI; encoded by the coding sequence ATGAGTAATTCGAGTCAGTCAAACCGGATAGTCTCTCTTTATCCGCTGACCAAGTTCTACATATCGGTGGCTTTCGTCGTCATTGGCATGGTGATGCCAAGCCTCGTCAGCAAGTTGGTGTGCTTCGTGCTCGTCAATGTGCTGGCGGTGGCCAGCGGCGTCTGGCCGGTATTCATCCGTCGTGTTCGTAATTCCGTTGGAGCGTTGTTCGCACTGCTCGTTCTGATCCAGATGTTCTTCGGTACTGGCGAACATATTATCTTTTCTTTTTGGATATTCAATGCCAAATGGGAAGGGTTGATGTTTGCCCTGAACCTCGGTCTGATTCTAATGTGCGTCGGCGGCAGTCTGATCTGGTTCTTCGCCGTTACCAAAGAGAAGGATTTTGTACTGTCTCTTGAGAAGGCCGGTATGAGCCCAAAAGCCACATACGTGATCCTCTCGACTTTGCAGATGGTGCCGGTGCTCAAGAAAAAATCAGATACCATCATGAACGCGCAACGTGCCCGCGGTGTCGAGACCGAAGGCAGCCTCATGGTGCGTGCGAAGGTCTTTGTGCCGACTCTGGTGCCGCTGGTGCTCAGTTCGATATCTGGTACCGAGGAGCGCGCTCTCACACTGGAGGCTCGAGGGTTCTCTTCGGAGAGTCAGCGCACGCATTTGGAGGATATTGAACGCACTTCGGCCGATCGCACGGTCATGATACTCACCACGATACTGTTCGTCGCCGCAATCGCCGGAGGAATTGCGCTATGGGTTATATAG
- a CDS encoding glycoside-pentoside-hexuronide (GPH):cation symporter produces the protein MSESKQGESGRCGDRDEAVAEPALRPAERIAVQPDGRRPDRGDGHRLRQRVAYAFGNLGQSAFYNALSTYFVVYVTSTLFAGVDRKVATGLIGLITGLIVVIRIAEIFLDPLLGNLVDNTNTRFGRFRPWQFMGGLVSAVLIVMVYTGLFGLVNVNQTWFIVLFVIVFVLLDVFYSMRDISYWGMIPALSSDSHERSVYTALGTFTGSIGYNGITIAVVPIVTTFSYLFTGSRAESQPGWTAFAVIVALLGLVTACSVAFGTKENESALRSREAGSGNPLQAFAAISRNDQLLWVALAYLLYAIANVATNGVMYYLFTFVLDRSGAFAITGVIPVIAGLVMTPLFPAVNRRVPRRWLFIGGMLLMVAGYVLFIVGSGSLPVVIAALVLFYLPATFIQMTAILSLTDSIEYGQLKTGKRNEAVTLSVRPMLDKIAGAMSNGLVGFIAVAAGMVGAATAADMTAENIQTFKTFAFYVPLALIVLSLLVFAFTVKIDEKMHARIVDELEERLGSEGA, from the coding sequence ATGAGCGAATCGAAACAAGGAGAATCGGGCCGCTGCGGCGATCGGGACGAGGCCGTTGCCGAACCGGCGCTTCGGCCGGCGGAACGGATCGCCGTACAACCCGATGGGCGGCGGCCCGACCGGGGCGATGGCCATCGCCTGCGCCAGCGCGTCGCCTATGCGTTCGGCAATCTGGGCCAATCCGCGTTCTACAATGCGCTGAGCACATACTTTGTGGTGTACGTGACCAGCACGCTGTTCGCCGGCGTCGACCGGAAGGTCGCAACCGGGCTCATCGGCCTGATCACCGGGCTGATCGTGGTGATCCGCATCGCCGAGATCTTCCTCGACCCGTTGCTGGGCAACCTGGTGGATAACACGAATACGCGGTTCGGGCGGTTCCGTCCGTGGCAGTTCATGGGCGGCTTGGTGAGCGCGGTGCTGATCGTCATGGTCTACACCGGACTGTTTGGACTTGTCAACGTGAACCAGACGTGGTTCATCGTGCTGTTCGTCATCGTGTTCGTCCTGCTCGACGTGTTCTACTCGATGCGCGACATCTCATACTGGGGCATGATCCCGGCCCTCTCCTCCGATTCGCACGAGCGCAGCGTATACACGGCTCTCGGCACCTTCACCGGTTCGATCGGATACAACGGCATCACCATCGCCGTGGTGCCGATCGTTACGACGTTCAGTTATCTGTTCACCGGTTCGCGCGCCGAGAGCCAGCCGGGATGGACCGCCTTCGCCGTCATCGTGGCATTGCTCGGCCTGGTCACCGCGTGTTCGGTGGCGTTCGGCACCAAGGAGAACGAGAGCGCGCTGCGGTCCAGGGAGGCCGGCAGCGGCAACCCGCTGCAGGCGTTCGCCGCGATCTCGCGCAATGACCAGCTGCTGTGGGTGGCGCTGGCATACCTGCTGTACGCGATCGCCAACGTGGCGACCAACGGTGTGATGTATTACCTGTTCACCTTCGTGCTCGACCGGTCCGGCGCATTCGCGATCACCGGCGTCATTCCGGTGATCGCCGGTCTGGTCATGACGCCGCTGTTCCCGGCGGTCAACCGGCGCGTGCCCCGGCGATGGCTGTTCATCGGCGGCATGCTGCTCATGGTGGCGGGCTACGTGCTGTTCATCGTCGGGTCGGGCAGCCTGCCCGTGGTGATCGCCGCGCTGGTCCTGTTCTATCTGCCGGCGACGTTCATCCAGATGACCGCGATCCTGTCGCTGACCGATTCGATCGAGTACGGCCAGCTGAAGACCGGCAAACGCAACGAGGCGGTGACCCTGTCGGTGCGTCCGATGCTCGACAAGATCGCCGGCGCGATGTCCAACGGGCTCGTCGGCTTCATCGCTGTGGCCGCCGGCATGGTCGGCGCCGCCACCGCCGCCGATATGACCGCCGAGAACATCCAGACCTTCAAGACCTTCGCGTTCTACGTGCCGCTGGCGCTCATCGTGCTCAGCCTGCTGGTGTTCGCGTTCACCGTGAAGATCGACGAGAAAATGCACGCGCGTATCGTCGACGAGCTGGAGGAACGGCTGGGTTCGGAAGGGGCGTGA
- a CDS encoding energy-coupling factor ABC transporter ATP-binding protein yields the protein MGIIHFEDVSFSYPNGFSAVEHVSFDIPQGSRVAIVGQNGAGKTTTVKMMNGLLKPTDGTVTVDGKDTKEYTAAQLSRTTGYVFQNPDDQIFHNTVREEIEYGPKVLKQSDEQIREHVDWAADLCDLTGAMDENPYNLPLSIRKFVTIASVLAMDGSILVFDEPTAGQDLHGIRCLEGIFRELERKGKTVVTITHDMEFVVNNFDMIYVMAHKNLLMTGDASSIFGDQNLLDESMLKEPYVGTLARLLGLPANTVDTQTLIDRLQR from the coding sequence ATGGGCATCATACATTTCGAAGATGTGAGTTTCTCCTATCCCAACGGATTCTCCGCGGTCGAGCACGTCAGTTTTGATATTCCACAGGGTTCCCGTGTGGCCATCGTCGGACAGAATGGAGCCGGCAAGACCACCACGGTGAAGATGATGAACGGATTGCTCAAGCCGACTGACGGCACCGTAACGGTTGATGGCAAAGACACGAAGGAGTACACGGCCGCCCAATTGTCCCGCACGACCGGATACGTGTTCCAGAACCCGGATGACCAGATTTTCCACAATACGGTCCGTGAAGAGATCGAATATGGTCCGAAGGTGCTCAAGCAGAGCGACGAACAGATCAGGGAGCATGTGGATTGGGCGGCGGATCTGTGCGATCTGACCGGGGCCATGGATGAGAACCCCTATAATCTGCCGCTGTCGATCCGCAAATTCGTCACCATCGCCTCTGTGCTGGCCATGGATGGTTCGATTCTGGTGTTCGACGAGCCGACAGCGGGACAGGACCTGCATGGCATCCGCTGTCTGGAGGGCATTTTCCGGGAGCTTGAACGCAAAGGCAAGACCGTGGTCACGATCACCCATGACATGGAGTTCGTGGTCAATAATTTTGACATGATCTACGTCATGGCTCACAAGAATCTGCTGATGACAGGCGATGCGAGTAGTATTTTTGGCGACCAAAACCTGCTGGACGAGAGCATGCTCAAGGAACCGTACGTCGGTACGCTCGCCAGATTG
- a CDS encoding energy-coupling factor ABC transporter ATP-binding protein gives MGYIELRHVTYSYPLTDSPSIVDVDVTLEQGRFYTIIGANGSGKTTLCNIIRGFVPNFFQGGMQGNVIFDGKDLSEYTMGELSERIGYVFQNPFNQITGARDTVYGEIAFGLENFGVPVPQMRERVDRMMELTNIAFLKDKNPFELSGGQQQRVALASVLVLEPDVLVIDEPTSQLDPKETERVFDIISKLKDMGKTIILVEHKMELVAQYSDEVLVLDHGRLIRAGDKHEVLSDLALLHDHDVMLPQTVMLADELRKRGFDIAPGIVTVDEMAEQLKPYAGKASASDATGADGAEKGGRE, from the coding sequence ATGGGTTATATAGAGCTTAGGCACGTCACATATTCGTATCCTCTAACGGACTCGCCGTCCATCGTCGATGTCGATGTCACCCTTGAACAAGGACGTTTTTACACCATAATCGGTGCCAATGGCAGCGGCAAGACCACGTTGTGCAATATCATCCGCGGGTTCGTGCCGAACTTTTTCCAAGGTGGCATGCAGGGGAACGTCATATTCGACGGCAAGGATCTGTCCGAATACACCATGGGAGAACTTTCGGAACGCATCGGATATGTGTTCCAGAATCCGTTCAACCAGATTACCGGAGCGCGCGATACCGTATACGGCGAAATCGCTTTCGGCCTGGAGAATTTCGGTGTTCCGGTACCGCAGATGCGCGAGCGCGTCGACCGTATGATGGAGCTCACCAACATCGCGTTTTTGAAGGACAAGAACCCCTTCGAACTGTCCGGGGGACAGCAGCAACGTGTGGCATTGGCCTCGGTGCTGGTACTGGAGCCGGACGTGCTGGTCATCGACGAGCCGACCTCGCAGCTCGATCCGAAGGAGACCGAGCGTGTGTTCGACATCATCAGCAAACTCAAGGATATGGGCAAGACCATCATTCTGGTGGAACACAAGATGGAACTGGTCGCGCAATACAGCGATGAGGTGCTGGTGCTGGACCATGGCCGTCTGATCCGCGCCGGGGACAAGCATGAGGTGCTGTCGGATCTCGCGCTGCTGCATGATCATGATGTGATGCTGCCCCAGACGGTGATGCTTGCCGATGAGCTGAGAAAACGTGGCTTTGACATCGCTCCCGGCATCGTCACGGTGGATGAGATGGCCGAGCAGCTGAAGCCGTATGCGGGCAAGGCCTCGGCATCGGATGCGACTGGAGCGGACGGCGCCGAAAAGGGAGGACGCGAGTAA
- a CDS encoding ECF transporter S component — MMKNKMSKDNFSLMVILLIPVAIAINIVGGQLTSVLKIPVDLDTIGVILVGLLAGPIPAAVTGVLTNLINGIFDPTLIPYAICAFFIGIAAGLLAKYNMTNKVWKLVISGIVIAIVATLTATPVTVFFFGGSTGGGASMLAAGLMATGQKILQSVLSVYIVTESIGKMLSIFVAYLIIRAIPARSLVKYRFGDKYITKTASSGK, encoded by the coding sequence ATGATGAAGAATAAAATGTCCAAGGATAATTTCTCTCTTATGGTCATTCTGCTGATCCCCGTGGCTATTGCCATCAATATCGTCGGTGGACAGTTGACTTCCGTGTTGAAGATTCCCGTTGATCTTGACACCATCGGTGTCATTCTGGTGGGTCTGCTTGCCGGTCCGATTCCTGCCGCAGTCACCGGCGTGCTGACGAATCTGATCAATGGTATCTTTGATCCGACGCTTATTCCATATGCGATCTGTGCCTTCTTCATCGGCATTGCCGCCGGACTGCTGGCCAAGTACAACATGACCAATAAGGTGTGGAAACTGGTCATTTCCGGTATCGTCATCGCCATTGTGGCCACGCTGACCGCAACGCCTGTGACGGTGTTCTTCTTTGGCGGATCCACCGGTGGTGGCGCGTCGATGCTTGCGGCCGGTCTGATGGCGACGGGGCAGAAGATTCTGCAATCGGTGCTTTCCGTGTACATCGTTACCGAATCCATCGGCAAGATGCTGTCCATCTTTGTCGCATATCTCATCATCCGTGCAATTCCCGCTCGTTCTTTGGTGAAATATCGCTTTGGCGACAAGTACATCACGAAGACCGCGTCCTCCGGCAAGTGA
- a CDS encoding nucleoside hydrolase, protein MDSTPIIIDCDPGSDDALAIILAIKAGMDVKAICSVTGNGRIDTTTRNACNILSLCDRSDIPVYRGSVAALNQEVPETVDAFGDDGLGGYADSIASDKTEESVPAVDFLVDYVIAHPGEVTLFAIGPCTNVALAIRRSERFAPSLKRLIIMGGAKSTGNMSPVAEYNFWADPLAAHEVLQAGIRDVTMVGLDVTNRIALDCEHREIIRMTGTPISRFVYDITREGLEDNWRTRRKAVSPLHDVLTVAYYLNPCILDVRPAYIDVVTEGIARGQSIVDLDGHWNEGRCNAKYAAAVNVQDFFDLFLSTVFGV, encoded by the coding sequence ATGGATTCAACCCCTATTATCATTGATTGCGATCCAGGCAGCGATGATGCCTTGGCTATCATCTTGGCGATCAAAGCCGGCATGGACGTCAAAGCGATATGCTCGGTGACTGGCAATGGCAGAATCGATACGACTACTCGGAACGCGTGCAATATCCTGTCGTTATGTGACCGGAGCGACATCCCGGTGTACCGTGGCTCGGTGGCCGCGCTCAACCAGGAAGTGCCTGAAACGGTGGATGCCTTTGGTGATGACGGCTTGGGTGGATACGCGGATTCCATCGCTTCCGACAAGACCGAGGAGAGTGTTCCGGCCGTTGATTTCCTCGTCGACTATGTGATCGCGCATCCGGGCGAGGTGACATTGTTCGCCATTGGCCCGTGCACCAATGTCGCTTTGGCCATCAGGCGGTCCGAACGGTTCGCTCCGAGCCTCAAGCGACTCATCATCATGGGAGGCGCGAAAAGCACCGGCAATATGAGCCCGGTGGCGGAATACAATTTCTGGGCGGATCCGCTTGCCGCGCATGAGGTGCTGCAGGCCGGTATCCGTGACGTCACGATGGTTGGTCTGGATGTGACGAACCGTATTGCGCTGGATTGCGAGCATCGTGAGATCATCCGCATGACGGGCACGCCCATCTCTCGCTTCGTCTACGACATCACGCGGGAGGGACTTGAAGACAACTGGAGGACCCGACGCAAGGCGGTGTCGCCGTTGCATGATGTGCTCACTGTTGCCTATTACCTCAATCCGTGCATTCTCGATGTGCGTCCGGCGTATATCGACGTGGTGACGGAAGGCATTGCTAGAGGTCAGTCAATAGTGGATCTCGACGGACATTGGAATGAGGGGCGGTGCAACGCAAAGTACGCGGCTGCTGTGAACGTACAAGACTTCTTTGATCTTTTCCTTTCCACTGTATTCGGTGTATAG
- a CDS encoding LacI family DNA-binding transcriptional regulator, with the protein MAYVTIRDVAREAGVSVAAVSQILHDKGRFSDETRKLVRDTVESMGYVPDQRARSMRSSETKTVGLLVPDLRNPYFADLVSSMEDELYRRGFTTLIGSSGESVERQDSFIENLLGQRIDGAIVVPQGVDSPGVESLVRRGLPLVFVDRRVPSVDSVPFVVSDPYPGIRSAVAELMRLGHRRIGYVSHPALGSFSVNEREVAFRAITGELLADGETIVVNCDATYESRQRALDELAESGMSAVVFAYSPDAITMLGLMTDRGLEVGADMSVVSFDDIAAFTMMTPSVSVISQQAETMGRQGVELLMRQLAGDGEAVAGTQYVPTVFIARKSSSALCR; encoded by the coding sequence ATGGCATATGTGACGATACGGGATGTTGCTCGTGAGGCCGGTGTCTCCGTGGCGGCCGTATCGCAGATCCTGCATGATAAGGGACGGTTCTCCGACGAGACGCGCAAACTGGTGCGCGATACCGTGGAGAGCATGGGCTACGTGCCCGATCAGCGCGCGCGTTCCATGCGTTCCTCCGAAACCAAGACCGTGGGGTTGCTCGTGCCCGACCTGCGCAACCCGTATTTCGCCGACCTGGTCTCCTCGATGGAGGACGAGCTGTACCGCCGCGGATTCACCACGCTGATCGGGTCGTCGGGCGAGAGCGTGGAGCGTCAGGATTCCTTTATCGAGAATCTTCTGGGGCAGCGGATCGACGGCGCGATCGTCGTGCCGCAGGGCGTGGATTCGCCGGGCGTCGAATCGCTGGTCCGCCGTGGCCTGCCGCTGGTGTTCGTCGACCGCCGCGTCCCCAGCGTCGACTCGGTCCCGTTCGTGGTGTCCGATCCGTACCCGGGGATACGCAGCGCCGTGGCGGAGCTGATGCGGTTGGGGCATCGCCGGATCGGCTATGTCTCGCATCCGGCGCTTGGGTCGTTCAGCGTCAACGAGCGTGAAGTGGCGTTTCGCGCCATAACGGGCGAGCTGCTCGCCGATGGCGAAACGATCGTGGTGAATTGCGACGCGACATACGAGTCCCGGCAGCGGGCGCTCGATGAACTGGCGGAATCCGGGATGAGCGCCGTCGTGTTTGCCTATTCGCCGGACGCCATTACCATGCTTGGCCTGATGACCGACCGTGGCCTGGAGGTCGGGGCGGATATGTCGGTGGTGTCGTTCGACGACATCGCGGCGTTCACGATGATGACGCCCTCGGTATCGGTGATCTCGCAGCAGGCCGAGACGATGGGGCGGCAGGGCGTGGAACTGCTGATGCGCCAGCTCGCCGGCGACGGCGAGGCGGTGGCTGGCACGCAGTATGTGCCGACCGTGTTCATCGCGCGGAAATCGTCAAGTGCGTTATGCCGATAA